The Pararoseomonas sp. SCSIO 73927 sequence TGCGCTCGCTGCGCGCGTCCATCGCGGCGCGGGGTGAAGCACTCTCGTGGGACGAGCTGAAAGCCTTCCGCGATGAAGGCCGCCGGTGACGCGCTGCGTGCTCGATAGCTCGGTGGCGCTGGCCTGGGTGCTGCCCGGCGAAGGCACCGATGCCACCGAGGCCCTTTTGGACGAAATCGCGGCCGGTGGTGCGGCCGCACCGGGGCTGTGGCCGCTGGAGACCGCCAATGTGCTTCTCTACGCTGAGAAGGCGCGCCGCATTACCCAGGACGAGCGGCGACGCTCGCTCACCACGCTTGCAGCACTGCCCATCCACATCGATCCCGACACGGCAGCGCAGGCTTGGAGCCGCACCCTGAGCCTGGCCGAAGCACAGGGCTTGACCATTTACGACGCGAGCTATCTGGAACTGGCGCTGCGCCTGGCTCTGCCGCTGGCCTCCTTGGACAAGAAGCTGCGCCAGGCGACGGCGGCGAGCGGCGTAGAGCTGCTCGGGGAGGCGGCATGAACGAGGTGATCACCCCTACCCGTCACCTTCCTGCCCTGCCCTATGGCGAGCTGGTGGTGCCGTCACTGGTCGCCGATCAGGGCGAGCGTGCCGCCAAGCGCTTTCTCGAGTTCTTCGTGGCGGAAATCCGCAACCCGAACACCCGGCGCGCCTATGCGCGGGCCTGTACCGACTTCCTGCACTGGTGCGAGGCGCGCGGGCTGAGCCTGCCCGGCATCGAGCCCGCCCATGTGGCGGCCTATATCGAACAGCTGCGGCAAACCGGCCTGCCGCGCAAGCCGGGTGGCGCGCCGGCACCCCTGTCGCCGCCCAGCGTCAAGCAGCAGCTCGCCGCCATCCGCATGCTCTTCGACTGGCTCGTCGTCGGCCAGATCGTACCGCACAATCCCGCCTCCTCGGTGCGGGGGCCAAAGCATGTCGTCGCGCGCGGCAAGACACCGGTGCTGCCGCGCGAGGACGCCAAGGCGATGCTTGATGCGATCGAGACCGACACGCTGATCGGCCTGCGCGACCGCGCGCTGATTGCCACCCTGCTCTATACCTTCGCCCGCATCGAGGCGGCGCTGCGCATGAACGTCGGCGACTATTTTTCGCTCGGCAAGCGCGGGCGGGTCCGTCTGCACGAGAAAGGCGGCAAGGTGCATGAGATGCCGGTGCATCATGCGCTCGAAGAGATGCTTGATGCCTATATCGCTGCCGCCGGCATCGAGGGAGACAAGAAGGCGCCGCTGTTTCGCACGGCACCCGGTCGCCGCGGCGACCGTCTGACGGCCACCCGCCTGCAGGCTCGGGAAGCCTACGGGATGATCCGCCGCCGGTCACTCGCCGCAGGGATCGATGCCCCGATCGGCTGCCACAGCTGGCGGGCCATCGGCATCACCAACTACCTCGAGAACGGCGGCACGCTGGAGCACGCCCAGCAGATGGCGGCGCATTCCAGTCCCCGCACGACCAAGCTCTATGACCGCACGAAGGACGAGGTGACCTTGAACGAGGTCGAGCGTATCCGCCTGTAAACTTGGAAAATTGTTTCTGCCCTGCATGTGCAGGGCATGTGCCTTGCGGTGACCCAGGGCAGTCGATCGTCCGTAACTGCAAGCGGCTGGACTTGATCCGGCGCAGCCATGAAGGCGGCGCGGTGAGATTAGGCAACGGCAGGCGCGAGACGTGGCACCCAGCGAACGTAGAGGATCTCGCTCGCCAGCTCGACGAGCGTTTGCGTGACGATGATCGCCGCCACCACGGGGCCATTGTCCGGCACTGCGAAGGCCAGCGGGAGCACCACGAGGGAGTTTCGGGTCGAACTGCTGAAGATGACCGCCCGCGCTGCGCCCGGCTCCAGCCGGAACAGCCGTGAGACGGCAACCCCGACGAAGGGGGCAAGGAGCGCGAAGGCCAGGTAGACTGGCACAGCCCGTGCCACATCGCCCAGCGCATCACCGAGGCGAGGAGTAACGGCGGCAAAGACGACGAGGAGCAGAAGCGCCGTCATCGGCACGGGCAGCCACGTCATCACTGCGACGACGCGCGCGCCGGCTGCGGTGCGCGCCGCGAGGAGCTGGGTCAGGCCGGCGAGCACGAGCGGCACGGCGATCAGGTACAA is a genomic window containing:
- a CDS encoding tyrosine-type recombinase/integrase, which produces MNEVITPTRHLPALPYGELVVPSLVADQGERAAKRFLEFFVAEIRNPNTRRAYARACTDFLHWCEARGLSLPGIEPAHVAAYIEQLRQTGLPRKPGGAPAPLSPPSVKQQLAAIRMLFDWLVVGQIVPHNPASSVRGPKHVVARGKTPVLPREDAKAMLDAIETDTLIGLRDRALIATLLYTFARIEAALRMNVGDYFSLGKRGRVRLHEKGGKVHEMPVHHALEEMLDAYIAAAGIEGDKKAPLFRTAPGRRGDRLTATRLQAREAYGMIRRRSLAAGIDAPIGCHSWRAIGITNYLENGGTLEHAQQMAAHSSPRTTKLYDRTKDEVTLNEVERIRL
- a CDS encoding type II toxin-antitoxin system VapC family toxin; the protein is MTRCVLDSSVALAWVLPGEGTDATEALLDEIAAGGAAAPGLWPLETANVLLYAEKARRITQDERRRSLTTLAALPIHIDPDTAAQAWSRTLSLAEAQGLTIYDASYLELALRLALPLASLDKKLRQATAASGVELLGEAA